The Coccidioides posadasii str. Silveira chromosome 5, complete sequence genome has a segment encoding these proteins:
- a CDS encoding uncharacterized protein (EggNog:ENOG410PMRQ~COG:K~BUSCO:13410at33183), which produces MGRRKIEIKAIKDDRNRSVTFLKRKGGLFKKAHELSVLCSVDVTVIIFGHNKKLYEFSSGDIQETLGRYQYYGQAHEHKGPADFAGKQNVDDDDEEDVSPPPDESQPQQPHNNGIPPQPHQPAFQHVNHTPSVSPPIPNGVQYHARNATPQPASVGSRPSSRNTVPAVTSSLVPPQHHHATPPPPPPPQSQNGYAYMPNGPVYNPQANSNMPQHPPRPGQYQYARPLPPPPPPPSSVTQHQGHPPPAAPHHPPHQHVPPQIPQQHHQHPQHPQHPQHPQHPQHPQHPQHPQHPQHSHPHPHAQHHPHPPAQPPPLPHHTYLQEQQRRQSMPPAFPQQERHGPSHADQQLPQHHPETKVERGSSPPPRPQPTKSRSIFTPIDDRGSILAQQFGFAPPVESPKSETQAIKHDSEKLGKSSAPPPRVPTAPIPPRSLPNPQRTHSLSSIPDVPPMTRNDSITSVKERPRLTVQIPSEHSDTGEGTEESARESGANGTTPAKGGSDTGHPSVVLPPPSPSASALLSAGAHGPPNPFARPPPPGAVPQGGAAYNGNTNNIETPVSALPSRFVSDALLPSPSSFYPEWGFGRTGPDSNMLPSPLTFPTPVMQSGPGLVKEGEEQDRKRKSPDNGSAIAEPVGAGKRLRVE; this is translated from the exons ATGGGCCGAAGAAAGATTGAAATCAAAGCTATCAAGGATGACCGCAATCGATCTGT AACATTCCTCAAGCGCAAGGGCGGTCTGTTCAAGAAAGCCCACGAGCTCTCCGTTCTCTGCTCCGTCGACGTCACCGTCATCATCTTCGGTCATAATAAGAAGCTCTACGAGTTTTCGTCCGGAGATATCCAAGAGACCTTAGGACGATACCAATAC TATGGCCAGGCACATGAACACAAGGGGCCTGCCGACTTTGCAGGTAAGCAGAACgttgacgatgacgatgaagaggatgTTTCGCCACCACCGGATGAGTCCCAGCCTCAACAACCCCACAACAATGGAATTCCTCCCCAACCGCATCAGCCAGCTTTTCAACATGTAAATCACACTCCGTCCGTGTCTCCTCCCATACCGAACGGCGTCCAATATCATGCACGGAACGCGACCCCTCAGCCCGCCAGTGTCGGCTCGAGGCCTTCGTCTCGGAATACTGTTCCTGCAGTCACTTCCAGTTTGGTTCCTCCACAACATCACCATGCAAcaccaccacctcctcctcctccccaaTCCCAAAATGGCTATGCATATATGCCGAATGGACCCGTTTATAACCCACAAGCAAACTCCAATATGCCGCAACACCCACCTAGACCAGGACAGTACCAATATGCAAGACCACTCCCCccgccgccaccaccaccatcatcTGTGACACAACACCAAGGACACCCTCCGCCAGCGGCACCTCATCACCCGCCACACCAACACGTGCCGCCCCAAATACCGCAACAACACCACCAGCATCCGCAGCACCCACAGCACCCACAGCACCCACAGCACCCACAACATCCTCAACATCCCCAGCATCCTCAGCATCCTCAGCATTCccatcctcatcctcatGCTCAACACCATCCACATCCACCCGCGCAGCCCCCCCCATTACCTCATCATACGTACCTGCAAGAGCAGCAACGGAGACAATCGATGCCCCCCGCTTTCCCGCAACAAGAACGGCATGGCCCGTCTCACGCTGACCAGCAATTACCTCAGCATCATCCTGAAACGAAGGTCGAGCGTGGGTCGTCTCCGCCCCCAAGACCGCAGCCAACCAAGTCCAGAAGCATATTCACCCCAATTGATGATCGAGGGTCTATCTTAGCTCAGCAATTCGGATTTGCGCCACCCGTCGAATCACCAAAGAGCGAAACACAAGCCATCAAGCATGACTCCGAGAAACTTGGAAAGTCGTCTGCTCCACCACCGAGGGTGCCTACAGCCCCGATTCCCCCGAGATCGCTTCCCAACCCGCAGAGGACACACTCGTTATCTTCAATCCCAGATGTTCCCCCGATGACCAGAAATGACAGCATAACCAGTGTCAAAGAACGACCACGGTTGACGGTCCAGATTCCCAGCGAACATTCCGACACAGGGGAAGGCACAGAGGAATCCGCCCGTGAGTCTGGTGCTAACGGAACTACTCCAGCGAAAGGTGGCTCTGATACAGGACACCCATCGGTCGTGCTTCCTCCACCGTCGCCGTCCGCCAGCGCTTTATTGAGCGCTGGTGCACATGGCCCGCCAAACCCGTTCGCGAGACCACCACCCCCAGGCGCTGTCCCGCAAGGCGGTGCCGCATATAATGGCAACACTAATAACATCGAAACTCCCGTATCTGCCCTACCAAGCCGCTTCGTTTCCGACGCTCTGCTACCGTCGCCGTCGAGTTTCTATCCCGAATGGGGCTTTGGACGAACGGGTCCAGATAGTAATATGTTACCCAGTCCGCTTACGTTCCCGACACCCGTGATGCAGTCTGGCCCGGGACTGGTCAAGGAAGGGGAAGAGCAGGACCGGAAACGGAAAAGTCCCGACAACGGATCTGCCATAGCAGAACCCGTTGGCGCGGGAAAGAGACTCAGAGTTGAGTAA
- the RPL33B gene encoding 60S ribosomal protein L33B (EggNog:ENOG410PPN6~COG:J~BUSCO:16172at33183), whose translation MPSAHGHRLYVKGRHLSYQRGKRNTNPNTSLIKLEGVDDSKAASFYAGKKVAFVYRAKREVQGSKIRVIWGKVTRPHGNSGVVRAQFRHNLPPKTFGASVRVMLYPSSI comes from the exons ATGCCTTCCGCTCACGGACACAGAT TATATGTGAA GGGCCGGCACCTGAGCTACCAGCGCGGCAAGCGCAACACCAACCCCAACACCAGCCTTATCAAGCTTGAGGGTGTTGATGACTCCAAGGCTGCCAG CTTCTATGCGGGCAAGAAGGTCGCATTCGTCTACCGGGCAAAGCGTGAGGTGCAGGGATCCAAGATCAGAGTCATCTGGGGCAAGGTCACCCGGCCACACG GAAACTCCGGCGTTGTCCGTGCTCAGTTCAGACACAATCTCCCCCCCAAGACCTTCGGTGCTTCCGTCAGAGTCATGCTCTACCCTTCTTCCATCTAA